The Candidatus Polarisedimenticolaceae bacterium genomic sequence CCCACCGGGAACATGGTGCTCGACATCGGCGGCGGGACCTCCGACGTCGCCGTGATCTCGATGGCGGGGATCGTCTACTCGCGCTCGGTCCGCGTCGCCGGCAACGAGATGGACGAGGCGATCATCCAGTACATCAAGCGCAAGTACAACCTGCTGATCGGCGAGCGGACCGCCGAGGAAGTGAAGATCAAGCTCGGCTCGGCGTTCCCGCTCGACGAGGAGCTCACCCTCGAGATCAAGGGGCGCGACCTGGTCGAGGGCGTTCCGAAGACGATCGTGGTCTCCGACGAGGAGATCCGCGAGTCCCTGGCGGAGACCGTCGCGACGATCATCGAGGCGGTGCGCGTCGCGCTCGAGCAGACGCCGCCCGAGCTCTCCGCGGACATCGTGGACCGCGGCATCGTGCTCACGGGCGGCGGCGCCCTGCTGAAGAACCTCGACAAGCGCCTGCGCGAGGAAACGGGCCTGCCGGTGTCGATCGCCGACGACCCGCTCACCTCGGTCGTCATGGGCACCGGCAAGATGCTCAGCGACTTCGAGATCCTCCGCAAGGTCGCGCTCGACTGAAAGCGCGGCACCCCACGTGGCGGCGAGCCAGGCGAATCCGACCCGCTCCAACGCGGTGCTGCTCGTCGTCGTTCTCTTCGCGCAGCTGCTGCTGATGGCGGGGAGCCTGCGGCGGGAGGACGCCGCGGACGCGGTGGAGGACGGGGTGCGAACCGCGTCCGGCCCGGTGCTCGGCGCGGCGCGCACCGTCGGCGGCTCGGTCGTCGCGGCCCTCCGGATGTTCGGCGACGTCGGGCGCTCGCGAAAGGAGCTCGCGGCGATGCGCGGGGAGATCGCAACGCTCAGCGCGGAGGTCGATCGACGTCAGGAGCAGGCGCTCGAGAACGACCGCCTGCGCCGTCTGCTGGGGATGCGTGAGCGGCTCGCCCCCCGTTCCGTCGGCGCGGAAGTCATCGCGGCGAGCCTCACCGGGCAGTCCCGCGTGGTGGTCGTGGGGGTCGGCACCGAAGCGGGCATCCGCGTCGACCTTCCCGCCGTGGCCTGGGGGGGAGCGGTCGGACGGGTCGTCGCCGCCGGGAGCGGGTACGCGAAGATCCGGTTGCTCACGGACCCGTCGAGCGGGGTGTCGGGGGTCGTCCAGCGCTCGCGTGTCGAAGGGGTGCTGCGCGGCCGGGCCGACGGACTGTTCGAGATGCAATACGTGCCGAAGTACGCCGACGTCGCCGTGGGCGACGCGGTCGTCACCTCCGGGCTCGACGGCGTCTTCCCGAAGGGATTCACGATCGGGCGCGTCGCTCGCGTGCAGGAGACGACCGGGGCGTCCATGCGGATCGAGGTCCTTCCGGAGATCGACTACGGCGAGATCGAGGAGGTGCTGATCCTCCTCGAGAAGACCGGCAGCGAGACCCTCGAGGCCGGGGCCCCGGCCGAGCCGGCGCGATGATCGTCCTTCGCGCGAGCCTCGCCCTCGCCGTCGCCCTGGGGGTGCAGATCGTGCTGGGGCTGTGGGCTCCCGGCCTCACGCGCTGGGTGGACGTCCTCCTGTTCCCCGTCGCCTGGTACGCGCTCGCCGTCTCCCAGCGCGCGGGGCTCGTCGTGGGATGCGTCGCCGGCCTGCTTCAGGACGCCTGGCTGCAGGCGGAGATGTTCGGGGCGAGCGGCTTTTCGAAGAGCCTGCTCGGCTGGGCGCTGGGCGGACTCGCGGCGCGGTTCGAGCTCAACGTGGCCTGGGGGCGCGCGACCGCCGGTGCGCTGCTCCCCGTGATCGATCGGCTCGTGCTGCTGGGGCTTCGCGCGTTGTTCGACCGGGGGGTCGTCGCTCCGGACCCCGTGGAGCTCGCCGTGCGCGCCGGTGCGGGGGCCTTGCTGACGCTGGGCGTATTCGCCACGATGGATCGGGTCCTGAAGATCGACCCCCGACGCGGGAGGCGGGCGCGCCCCCCGCGCTGAAGGCCCCATGGACTATCGCGAGCGCTGGGAACTGAAGGAATACCTGAGCGAGCAGCGGCTCTCCCGCCGCGTGCTGCTGCTCCAGGTGCTCGTCTCGACGCTGCTGGTCGGCTATCTCGCGGTGTTCTGGCACCTGCAGATCACCGGCGCCGAGGAGTACCGGGCGCTGGCCGAGAACAACCGGCTGCGCCGGATCCCCATCCCCCCGACGCGGGGCGTCGTGCTCGACCGGAACGGGGCGGTGCTGGCCTCGACGAGGCCCGCGCTCAATCTCGTCCTCGTGCGCGAGGGGCTCGTCGACGCCGAAGGGCAGCTTCGCCGCCTCACGGAGGTTCTCGGCATCCCGTACGACGAGCTCGCGCAACGGCTCGTCGCGATGCGCTCGCGACCCACCTTCGAGCCGCTCGTGATCCGCGAGGACGTCGGCGTCGCGGAGATCGCGAAGGTCGAGGCGCGTCGCGAGTGGTTCCCGGCCGTCGAGATCGAGGAGACGTCGCTGCGGGACTACCCCGACGGCCCCGCGGTCGCCCACGTCGTGGGGTACGTCGGCGAGGTGACCGAGTCCCAGCTCGCCGCGCAGGCCCAGGAAGCCGGACTCCAGCAGGGGGACGTCGTGGGCAAGGCGGGGGTGGAGCGCGCCTACGACGACAGGCTCCGCGGGCGCCGCGGGTGGAAGCTCGTCACGGTGAACGCCGTCGGCCGGCCCTTCGGCGACGCCGAAGTCGGCCGCGTCCCCGAGGACGGGAGCAGCCTCAGGCTCACGATCGACGCCCGGCTGCAGCGCAAGCTGGTCGAGGCGATGGGCGAGGAGGTCGGCGCGGGGATCTTCATGGACCCTCGGACCGGGGAGGTGCTCGCGCTCGCGTCGACGCCGGGGTACGACCCGAACGTCTTCGCGGGGCGTGTCCCGGCCGCCGTGTGGCAGTCGTTGCTCAAGGACCCCAAGCGCCCGCTGCACGACCGGGCGATCGGCAGCTTCTACGCGCCGGGATCGACGTTCAAGATCCTGATGTCGGTCGCGGGGCTCGAGTCGGGCTCGATCGGTCCGGGCTCGCGCGTGTTCTGCACGGGGTCCGCGGTGATCTACGGCCGGCCGTTCCTGTGCTGGAAGAAGGGCGGGCACGGCTCGGTGGACGTCCACCAGGCGCTCGTGCATTCC encodes the following:
- the mreC gene encoding rod shape-determining protein MreC, which translates into the protein MAASQANPTRSNAVLLVVVLFAQLLLMAGSLRREDAADAVEDGVRTASGPVLGAARTVGGSVVAALRMFGDVGRSRKELAAMRGEIATLSAEVDRRQEQALENDRLRRLLGMRERLAPRSVGAEVIAASLTGQSRVVVVGVGTEAGIRVDLPAVAWGGAVGRVVAAGSGYAKIRLLTDPSSGVSGVVQRSRVEGVLRGRADGLFEMQYVPKYADVAVGDAVVTSGLDGVFPKGFTIGRVARVQETTGASMRIEVLPEIDYGEIEEVLILLEKTGSETLEAGAPAEPAR
- a CDS encoding rod shape-determining protein, whose translation is PTGNMVLDIGGGTSDVAVISMAGIVYSRSVRVAGNEMDEAIIQYIKRKYNLLIGERTAEEVKIKLGSAFPLDEELTLEIKGRDLVEGVPKTIVVSDEEIRESLAETVATIIEAVRVALEQTPPELSADIVDRGIVLTGGGALLKNLDKRLREETGLPVSIADDPLTSVVMGTGKMLSDFEILRKVALD
- the mrdA gene encoding penicillin-binding protein 2; the protein is MDYRERWELKEYLSEQRLSRRVLLLQVLVSTLLVGYLAVFWHLQITGAEEYRALAENNRLRRIPIPPTRGVVLDRNGAVLASTRPALNLVLVREGLVDAEGQLRRLTEVLGIPYDELAQRLVAMRSRPTFEPLVIREDVGVAEIAKVEARREWFPAVEIEETSLRDYPDGPAVAHVVGYVGEVTESQLAAQAQEAGLQQGDVVGKAGVERAYDDRLRGRRGWKLVTVNAVGRPFGDAEVGRVPEDGSSLRLTIDARLQRKLVEAMGEEVGAGIFMDPRTGEVLALASTPGYDPNVFAGRVPAAVWQSLLKDPKRPLHDRAIGSFYAPGSTFKILMSVAGLESGSIGPGSRVFCTGSAVIYGRPFLCWKKGGHGSVDVHQALVHSCNVFYYLLGRDMGIDAITKYGAMFHYGRTTGIDLPGETRAVLPSVEWKKKVRNEPWYAGDTISVSIGQGLLAVTPVQMATMVSGIATGSVPTPHLSREGDFPPEKLAVRPETLAVVRAALADVVEEGTGRRAQLPGISVAGKTGTAQVFKKSAGIDADKLAKEERDHAWFVGYAPAENPEIAFAVVIEHGGHGGTTAAPVVRQVLEVFFEARLPKAPDPRLQAAATTRPGGTDAAAPLAR